A single window of Methylacidimicrobium sp. AP8 DNA harbors:
- a CDS encoding IS1634 family transposase, whose translation MEFSFLTPKAPVRKIEETSYSRDQREGNRQILLGVVMANGWPIAHHVFRGNRHDSETVLPIVADLEKGFGLRRIVFVGDRGMVSTANLGFLWSQGHGFLFGLRRRRSPEVLEYVRKAQSGSWQPCSPEEKDRVCEVEGALPGQRIFVVESAERLAYEQAMRERDVTKTREELGKLAKRIEKGELRNREEIGSSVARILSLHRGHRYFRWSLRAGKLQVSEEPVETEKLLEGKYVILTEEKDLSPLEAVRAYKELSEVERAFRKLKDVLELRPIYHHNPQRVRAHVFVAALAFLLDRLLEKKLKAANLPFSSEQAWVALRTIHLVEFAFGSEKRRGVTAGNHQARQILSTLRISAREP comes from the coding sequence TTGGAGTTTTCCTTTCTAACCCCCAAAGCCCCTGTCCGCAAAATCGAAGAAACTTCATACAGCCGGGATCAGCGGGAGGGAAACCGGCAGATCCTCTTGGGGGTCGTCATGGCCAATGGCTGGCCGATTGCCCACCATGTCTTCCGGGGCAATCGGCACGATTCGGAAACAGTTCTGCCGATCGTCGCCGATTTGGAGAAAGGCTTCGGGTTGCGTCGGATCGTCTTCGTCGGGGACCGGGGGATGGTGAGCACGGCCAACTTGGGCTTCCTGTGGAGCCAGGGGCATGGGTTTTTGTTCGGCTTACGCCGACGAAGGAGCCCGGAGGTCTTGGAGTATGTCCGCAAGGCCCAGAGCGGTTCCTGGCAGCCCTGCTCTCCGGAGGAAAAGGATCGGGTCTGCGAAGTCGAGGGAGCGCTTCCCGGGCAGCGGATCTTCGTGGTCGAAAGCGCCGAGCGGCTGGCCTACGAGCAGGCCATGCGGGAGAGGGATGTCACGAAGACCCGGGAAGAGTTGGGCAAACTCGCCAAGCGTATCGAAAAAGGAGAGCTTCGGAATCGGGAAGAGATCGGCAGCTCCGTCGCCCGAATCCTCTCTCTCCATCGCGGCCACCGCTACTTCCGCTGGAGTCTGCGGGCAGGCAAGCTCCAAGTGTCCGAAGAGCCGGTGGAGACCGAAAAGCTTCTGGAGGGGAAGTACGTGATCCTCACCGAGGAAAAGGATCTCTCCCCGCTCGAGGCGGTCCGGGCCTACAAGGAGCTCTCCGAGGTGGAAAGAGCCTTCCGGAAGCTCAAGGACGTCCTGGAGCTTCGTCCGATCTACCACCACAATCCCCAACGGGTGCGGGCGCACGTCTTCGTCGCCGCCTTGGCCTTCCTGCTCGACCGGCTCCTGGAGAAGAAACTCAAGGCGGCCAATCTGCCCTTCTCCAGCGAGCAAGCTTGGGTTGCCCTCCGAACCATCCATCTGGTGGAGTTCGCCTTCGGGAGTGAAAAACGTCGTGGGGTCACCGCCGGGAATCATCAGGCCCGGCAAATCCTCTCTACCTTACGCATCTCTGCCCGGGAGCCGTAG
- a CDS encoding transposase: protein MSKLPVFTYQTRLRLTHEQTSCLDAYAALYGRAQRTLFARMRAGVPLNELKRSFLRRFGLTARQFNAIRVELGGKIASIRERRPELIEEAKWRIRKAEEAVGRLEKKHPGSNVVHQKKRRLAVLRAKLEALLADQESGRVRLCFGSRRLFRKQFSREENGYADHAAWKKDWQAERSSQFFVLGSKDEASGNQSCQAAVAPDGSLRLRLRLPYGWGSTSKHLVLEGVRLAYGQEEILQALSAGRVVTAQTKTGKLFRKREGAAVSYRFVRDRKGWRLFASVEAQPVALVTRRLAGAIGVDSNPDHLALAETDRFGNLVEIRRIGLHLYGKSEEQAKAAIGDACRQIARACAESGKPLVIERLDLRKRGAELEAVDGVRARSLSSFAYAKTISMLKAASFRAGV from the coding sequence ATGAGTAAGCTCCCTGTTTTCACCTACCAGACCCGGTTGAGGTTGACGCATGAGCAGACTTCGTGTCTTGACGCCTATGCGGCGCTCTACGGGCGGGCGCAGCGGACTCTTTTCGCCAGGATGCGGGCGGGCGTTCCCCTGAACGAGCTCAAGCGGTCGTTCCTGCGCCGATTCGGCCTCACCGCCCGGCAGTTCAACGCCATTCGGGTCGAGCTTGGGGGGAAGATCGCCTCGATCCGGGAAAGGCGGCCCGAGTTGATCGAGGAAGCCAAATGGCGGATCCGGAAAGCGGAAGAGGCGGTCGGCCGGCTGGAGAAGAAGCATCCGGGATCGAATGTCGTGCACCAGAAAAAGCGGCGGCTTGCCGTCCTGCGGGCGAAGCTCGAGGCGCTTCTGGCCGATCAGGAGTCCGGCCGGGTCCGGCTCTGTTTCGGTTCCCGACGCCTCTTCCGCAAGCAGTTTTCCCGGGAAGAGAACGGCTATGCGGACCATGCCGCATGGAAGAAGGATTGGCAGGCGGAGCGGAGCAGCCAGTTCTTCGTGCTCGGATCGAAGGACGAGGCCTCGGGCAACCAGTCCTGCCAAGCCGCAGTCGCTCCGGACGGCAGCCTGCGGCTGCGGTTGCGGCTGCCGTACGGATGGGGAAGCACGAGCAAACACCTGGTGCTCGAGGGCGTGCGCTTGGCCTACGGCCAGGAGGAAATCCTCCAGGCCCTCTCCGCCGGCCGGGTCGTGACCGCACAAACCAAGACGGGGAAGCTCTTCCGCAAGCGGGAGGGAGCTGCCGTGAGCTACCGCTTCGTGCGGGACCGGAAGGGCTGGCGGCTGTTCGCAAGCGTCGAGGCGCAACCGGTTGCCCTGGTGACACGCCGCCTTGCCGGAGCGATCGGCGTTGACAGCAACCCGGATCATCTTGCCTTGGCCGAAACGGATCGCTTCGGGAATCTCGTGGAAATCCGCCGGATCGGATTGCATCTCTATGGGAAGAGCGAGGAGCAGGCGAAAGCCGCGATCGGCGATGCGTGCCGGCAGATCGCCCGGGCCTGCGCCGAATCGGGCAAGCCGCTCGTGATCGAGCGATTGGATCTTCGCAAGCGGGGGGCCGAGCTCGAGGCGGTCGATGGTGTCCGGGCTCGCTCGCTCTCTTCCTTCGCCTACGCCAAGACGATCTCCATGCTCAAGGCGGCTTCCTTTCGTGCCGGAGTCTAA
- a CDS encoding FkbM family methyltransferase translates to MRGRELIRKGIKLAALLQEPLYRRGLRFGVAAGIEHERLLACHSCSTLVDVGANRGQFALVARRAWPEARIYSFEPLAEPCRRFRKLFAGDSRVRLFPAGIAPERERRTIHLSRKEDSSSLLPIGAQAEFFPGTEEAGRVDVEVGPLGEWLSAKEIESPAFLKIDVQGFEAEVLRGCEGLLERFAYVYVEASFVELYQGQELADQVVSFLRERGWRLEGVYNLAYAPDGRAIQGDFFFVRRSR, encoded by the coding sequence GTGAGGGGCCGGGAGCTGATCCGGAAGGGGATTAAGCTTGCGGCCCTCTTGCAGGAGCCGCTCTACCGGCGGGGGCTCCGGTTCGGGGTCGCGGCCGGGATCGAGCATGAGCGGCTTTTAGCGTGCCATTCCTGCTCCACACTGGTCGATGTCGGAGCCAACCGGGGGCAGTTTGCGCTTGTCGCGCGGCGCGCTTGGCCCGAGGCCCGGATCTACTCCTTTGAGCCCTTGGCGGAGCCTTGCCGGCGCTTCCGGAAGCTCTTCGCCGGGGACTCCCGGGTCCGTCTCTTCCCGGCGGGGATCGCGCCCGAGCGGGAGCGCCGCACCATCCATCTCTCCCGGAAGGAGGACTCCTCCTCTCTTTTGCCGATCGGTGCCCAGGCCGAGTTCTTCCCCGGAACCGAGGAGGCCGGTCGGGTGGACGTCGAAGTGGGTCCCCTGGGGGAGTGGCTTTCGGCCAAGGAGATCGAGAGCCCGGCTTTTCTCAAGATCGACGTCCAGGGATTCGAAGCGGAAGTCCTGCGCGGTTGTGAAGGGCTCCTGGAGCGTTTTGCTTACGTCTATGTCGAGGCGTCGTTCGTCGAACTCTACCAAGGCCAGGAGCTTGCGGACCAGGTCGTCTCGTTCTTGCGGGAGAGGGGGTGGCGGCTGGAGGGTGTCTACAACCTTGCTTATGCCCCGGACGGAAGGGCGATCCAGGGGGATTTCTTCTTCGTGCGCCGGTCCCGATAA
- a CDS encoding AbrB/MazE/SpoVT family DNA-binding domain-containing protein has product MSTRITLDKLGRIVIPKPVREELQLSPGDQLELEKLDEQILLRPLRGTAPLRKKHGIWVFRSGEPLSAETVERTIAAVRRDRDSQNLGTH; this is encoded by the coding sequence ATGAGTACCAGAATCACTTTGGACAAGTTGGGCCGGATCGTGATTCCGAAGCCCGTTCGCGAGGAGCTGCAGCTCTCTCCGGGTGACCAGCTGGAGTTGGAGAAGCTCGACGAGCAGATCCTCCTTCGTCCGTTACGCGGCACAGCGCCGCTGCGGAAAAAGCACGGCATCTGGGTCTTCCGTTCCGGAGAACCGCTCTCCGCCGAGACGGTCGAGAGAACGATCGCGGCGGTACGCCGGGACCGAGACAGCCAGAACCTGGGGACCCATTGA
- a CDS encoding GNAT family N-acetyltransferase, translating into MEADAASPDPGPPSPAAAIPPLPGDFPILLDRILLRPLEEGDKESVRAFAGDPEISRFTRSLTYPEDPEKAAAWVEEHIAMTRSGRTVSAAILEKEPRRFAGAGILFLEPNHRRAEIGLWLGRPFWARGYGPEASRGLIDYAFAVLGLRKICAYCLASNLRSRRLIQKLGFRWEGTQRKQLLVRGVFEDLLLFGLLAEEWAPLSHRKG; encoded by the coding sequence ATGGAAGCCGACGCCGCCTCGCCGGATCCCGGGCCGCCCTCCCCTGCGGCGGCGATCCCCCCTCTGCCGGGAGACTTCCCCATCCTCCTCGACCGGATCCTCCTGCGGCCGCTGGAAGAGGGCGACAAGGAGAGCGTCCGCGCCTTCGCGGGCGATCCGGAGATCTCCCGCTTCACCCGCTCGCTCACCTATCCGGAAGATCCCGAGAAAGCCGCCGCCTGGGTGGAGGAGCACATCGCCATGACCCGAAGCGGCCGGACCGTGAGCGCCGCCATCCTCGAGAAGGAGCCCCGCCGGTTTGCGGGCGCCGGGATCCTTTTCCTAGAGCCCAACCACCGCCGCGCGGAAATCGGCCTCTGGCTGGGGAGGCCCTTCTGGGCCCGAGGCTATGGGCCGGAGGCCTCCCGCGGCCTCATCGATTATGCGTTCGCGGTCCTCGGGCTCCGCAAGATCTGCGCCTACTGCCTGGCGAGCAACCTCCGTTCCCGCCGGCTCATCCAGAAGCTCGGCTTCCGGTGGGAAGGCACCCAGCGAAAGCAGCTCCTGGTCCGGGGCGTCTTCGAAGACCTGCTGCTCTTCGGCCTGCTGGCCGAGGAATGGGCTCCTCTCTCCCACCGGAAGGGCTGA
- a CDS encoding transposase, giving the protein MRLTHEQTSCLDAYAALYGRAQRTLLARMRAGVPINELKRSFLRRFGLTARQFNAIRVELEGKIASIRERRPELIEEAKWRIQKAEEAVGRLEKKHPGSDVVHQKKRRLAVLRAKLEALLADQESGRVRLCFGSRRLFRKHFAREKNGYADHAAWKKDWQAERSSQFFVLGSKDEASGNQSCQAAVAPEGSLRLRLRLPYGWGSTSKHLVLEGVRLAYGQEEILQALSAGRVVTAQTKTGKLFRKREGAAVSYRFVRDRKGWRLFASVEAQPVALVTRRLAGAIGVDSNPDHLALAETDRFGNLVEMRRIGLHLYGKSEEQAKAAIGDACRQIARACAESGKPLVIERLDLRKRRAELEAVDCVRARSLSSFAYAKTISMLKAASFRAGVKRIEVDPAYTSVIGAVNPSSAQF; this is encoded by the coding sequence TTGAGGTTGACGCATGAGCAGACTTCGTGTCTTGACGCCTATGCGGCGCTCTACGGGCGGGCGCAGCGGACTCTTTTGGCCAGGATGCGGGCGGGCGTTCCCATAAACGAGCTCAAGCGGTCGTTTCTGCGCCGGTTCGGCCTCACCGCCCGGCAGTTCAACGCCATTCGGGTCGAGCTCGAAGGCAAGATCGCCTCGATCCGGGAAAGGCGGCCCGAGTTGATAGAGGAAGCCAAATGGCGGATCCAGAAAGCGGAAGAGGCGGTCGGCCGGCTGGAGAAGAAGCATCCGGGATCGGATGTCGTGCACCAGAAAAAGCGGCGGCTTGCCGTCCTGCGGGCGAAGCTCGAGGCGCTTCTGGCCGATCAGGAGTCCGGCCGGGTCCGGCTCTGTTTCGGTTCCCGACGCCTCTTCCGCAAGCACTTTGCCCGGGAAAAGAACGGCTATGCGGACCATGCCGCATGGAAGAAGGATTGGCAGGCAGAGCGGAGCAGCCAGTTCTTCGTGCTCGGATCGAAGGACGAGGCCTCGGGCAACCAGTCCTGCCAAGCCGCAGTCGCTCCGGAGGGCAGCCTGCGGCTGCGGTTGCGGCTGCCGTACGGATGGGGAAGCACGAGCAAACACCTGGTGCTCGAGGGCGTGCGCTTGGCCTACGGCCAGGAGGAAATCCTCCAGGCCCTCTCCGCCGGCCGGGTCGTGACCGCACAAACCAAGACGGGGAAGCTCTTCCGCAAGCGGGAGGGAGCTGCCGTGAGCTACCGCTTCGTGCGGGACCGGAAGGGCTGGCGGCTGTTCGCAAGCGTCGAGGCGCAACCGGTTGCCCTGGTGACACGCCGCCTTGCCGGAGCAATCGGCGTTGACAGCAACCCGGATCATCTTGCCTTGGCCGAAACGGATCGCTTCGGGAATCTCGTGGAAATGCGCCGGATCGGATTGCATCTCTATGGGAAGAGCGAGGAGCAGGCGAAAGCCGCGATCGGCGATGCGTGCCGGCAGATCGCCCGGGCCTGCGCCGAATCGGGCAAGCCGCTCGTGATCGAGCGATTGGATCTTCGCAAGCGGAGGGCCGAGCTGGAGGCGGTCGATTGCGTCCGGGCTCGCTCGCTCTCATCCTTCGCCTACGCCAAGACGATCTCCATGCTCAAGGCGGCTTCCTTTCGTGCCGGAGTCAAACGGATCGAAGTCGACCCGGCCTACACTTCCGTGATCGGCGCGGTCAACCCATCTTCCGCACAATTTTGA
- a CDS encoding PIN domain-containing protein, protein MRALFDTSVLIPVFLEDHEHHEPSLQAFLDAEKSLDCCAAHSLAEVYSVMTRFPGRHRLSGEQVLLFLAQIRERLTLVALSPEEYYTAVERAADAGIVGGTVYDGLIVHCARKAKAEAIYTWNKRNFARFGPEIEARLRIP, encoded by the coding sequence TTGAGGGCTCTTTTCGATACATCGGTCCTGATTCCCGTCTTCCTGGAGGATCACGAGCATCACGAACCGAGCCTGCAAGCCTTTCTCGACGCCGAGAAGAGCCTCGACTGCTGCGCAGCGCACAGCCTGGCCGAGGTCTACTCCGTGATGACCCGCTTCCCTGGCCGGCACCGGCTCAGCGGCGAGCAAGTTCTTCTCTTCCTCGCACAGATCCGCGAGCGGCTAACCCTTGTTGCTCTTAGTCCGGAGGAATATTACACGGCCGTCGAGCGGGCCGCCGACGCGGGGATCGTGGGCGGAACGGTCTACGATGGACTGATCGTGCACTGCGCCCGGAAGGCGAAGGCGGAGGCAATCTACACCTGGAACAAGAGGAACTTTGCGCGCTTCGGCCCCGAGATCGAGGCACGCCTCCGGATTCCCTGA
- a CDS encoding IS1634 family transposase, protein MYVQEVRTCQRGKVYRSVLVRESYRVGKQVKTRILSNLTRMPVEVQQAVRALLQGKKLVPLDGLDGQEALDYGGIAVLEQAWQRFGLDQVLSGVGSERKGRLLKAMIFGRILFSSSKLALREEAGGTLLAKVCGLEEKDLEEDDLYRAMDGLNGVWSGIEKKLYREAQPEGASLVLYDLSSVYFEGDGPEGLAQYGYSRDHRQDRRQVLLAVATDARGIPIHVEVLRGNRAESTTLTGLLVTLRRRLGIREATFVFDGGMKSRWNLEMLTGMELEYVTRSTGTKLQEIVRRLPKDRQLWLTDRTRVMEIEHQGVRYVVAGGEWRAMRDRERRQSRIARGEEELRQIAKATRKGADPVELGSRIGRALQRIQAHKYFQYGVDAKGRFWWKLDQERVKEEEAKGGWYLLETNLPSAKASPQEVLTHYKRLAEVEAAFSELKSYLEVRPVYHWRPDRVRNHVRICFLAFWMNARLRTEWVAKGFTEEVPKVLRRLQAIRLIRLAPNGRPLIGFFSKIPADINALLQKLDLLPLFARPPKWAM, encoded by the coding sequence ATGTACGTGCAAGAGGTGCGCACTTGCCAGAGGGGCAAAGTCTACCGATCCGTTCTTGTCCGGGAGTCGTATCGGGTGGGCAAGCAGGTCAAGACGAGGATCCTGTCCAATCTGACCCGGATGCCGGTGGAGGTCCAGCAGGCGGTCCGAGCGCTGCTGCAGGGGAAGAAGCTGGTGCCCCTGGACGGACTGGACGGGCAGGAAGCTCTGGATTACGGAGGAATCGCGGTCCTCGAGCAAGCGTGGCAGCGATTTGGACTCGATCAGGTTCTTTCCGGGGTGGGTTCGGAGCGGAAGGGGCGGCTTTTGAAAGCGATGATCTTTGGACGGATTCTCTTTTCCTCTTCCAAGCTCGCCCTTCGGGAGGAAGCAGGCGGGACGCTTTTGGCTAAGGTATGCGGGCTGGAGGAGAAGGACCTGGAAGAAGACGATCTCTACCGGGCGATGGATGGGCTCAACGGCGTTTGGAGCGGGATCGAGAAGAAGCTTTACCGGGAAGCCCAACCAGAGGGAGCGAGCTTGGTGCTCTATGACCTTTCGAGTGTCTACTTCGAGGGGGACGGCCCCGAGGGATTGGCGCAGTACGGCTACAGCCGGGATCACCGGCAAGATCGGCGGCAGGTGCTTCTTGCGGTCGCCACCGATGCCCGGGGGATCCCGATCCATGTGGAGGTCCTGCGGGGGAACCGGGCGGAGAGCACGACGCTGACGGGGCTCTTGGTGACTCTCAGACGCCGACTCGGGATCCGAGAGGCTACCTTCGTCTTCGATGGCGGGATGAAGAGCCGGTGGAATCTGGAGATGCTCACCGGCATGGAGCTTGAGTACGTGACCCGATCAACTGGGACCAAGCTCCAGGAGATCGTTCGGCGACTTCCCAAAGATCGGCAGCTCTGGCTGACGGATCGAACCCGGGTGATGGAGATCGAGCACCAAGGGGTTCGCTACGTCGTTGCCGGAGGGGAGTGGCGCGCGATGCGCGATCGGGAGCGGCGGCAGAGCCGCATCGCCCGAGGAGAGGAAGAGCTGCGCCAGATTGCCAAGGCAACGCGCAAGGGGGCAGACCCGGTCGAGCTCGGCAGCCGGATCGGCCGGGCGCTCCAGCGGATCCAGGCCCATAAGTACTTTCAGTATGGAGTCGACGCCAAGGGCCGGTTCTGGTGGAAGCTTGACCAAGAGCGGGTCAAAGAAGAAGAGGCGAAGGGCGGCTGGTATCTTTTGGAGACCAACCTCCCGTCCGCCAAGGCTTCTCCTCAGGAGGTGCTGACCCACTACAAGCGGCTCGCAGAGGTCGAGGCCGCTTTTTCAGAACTCAAGAGCTACCTCGAAGTCCGTCCGGTCTATCATTGGCGGCCCGATCGGGTCCGCAACCACGTGAGAATCTGCTTCTTGGCTTTCTGGATGAATGCCCGCCTCAGGACCGAATGGGTGGCCAAAGGGTTTACCGAAGAGGTGCCCAAGGTGCTCCGCCGCCTTCAGGCGATCCGCTTGATCCGGCTTGCCCCAAACGGACGGCCTTTGATCGGGTTCTTCTCCAAGATCCCCGCCGACATCAACGCACTGCTCCAAAAGCTCGACCTGCTCCCCCTCTTTGCTCGCCCGCCCAAATGGGCCATGTAG
- a CDS encoding recombinase family protein — MARLTEFALKQTVADRQGRQGGRLRNERPSEEGMIGLLRDPNIGVILVEHRDRLMRFGLEYVEAALAAQSRSVLVVESDDRTDDIVGDLHEVIVSMCARLYGKRSAQDRAEKALIAIHE; from the coding sequence TTGGCTCGGCTGACCGAATTTGCGCTCAAGCAAACGGTTGCCGATCGTCAAGGCCGTCAAGGAGGTCGGCTCCGGAATGAACGGCCATCGGAAGAGGGCATGATCGGGCTGCTCCGTGATCCCAATATCGGCGTCATCCTGGTCGAGCATCGCGACCGGCTGATGCGCTTCGGCTTGGAGTACGTGGAAGCGGCATTGGCCGCGCAGAGCCGATCGGTCCTGGTGGTGGAGTCGGACGACAGGACTGATGACATCGTGGGCGACCTGCATGAGGTCATCGTTTCGATGTGTGCCAGGCTTTACGGGAAGCGATCCGCCCAGGACCGCGCCGAGAAGGCGCTGATAGCGATCCATGAGTAA
- a CDS encoding YCF48-related protein encodes MNPAESRSTLPLRHRPWALLIALGVWLAAESGYGQGQWQGMEEAEAAAASSARPLHYWITNTNTGGKGSESEPVHDHLWDVFFWNREIGWACGFGGVFQTRDGGWHWIRKKPRGGWYHLQMTGPREIWLLEGVHGQPQAWLWHSTDDGRSWSEVLPGKLRSASDLVCRGNLRAVLCGDFTSFWSLDRGETWKPLPFTGVIRAAVPGDVRPEAGFIAYVLCAGGPQQPRAPQVFKSTDSGRSWKELVLFQGLPWPRTIFFSTSLEGWIGLEDGVLLATKDGGESWRRLPFPERRAIQALWFDSLGRGYAAVENSQLGRLGTAVFATSDGGQTWRGLLDGAKNVNAFFSLGPDSVWGVGSVPGYVGNDLVVFFER; translated from the coding sequence ATGAATCCGGCCGAATCCCGATCGACTCTTCCGCTACGGCACAGGCCATGGGCTCTGCTGATCGCGCTTGGCGTCTGGCTGGCGGCGGAGTCAGGCTATGGGCAGGGCCAGTGGCAGGGCATGGAGGAGGCAGAGGCTGCCGCGGCGTCATCGGCGCGCCCACTTCATTATTGGATCACCAATACCAATACCGGGGGCAAAGGGTCGGAATCCGAACCGGTTCACGATCATCTCTGGGATGTCTTTTTTTGGAACCGGGAGATCGGCTGGGCCTGTGGCTTTGGCGGGGTCTTTCAAACGCGGGACGGCGGCTGGCACTGGATTCGAAAAAAGCCCCGGGGTGGATGGTATCATCTGCAGATGACCGGCCCCCGGGAGATCTGGCTGCTCGAAGGGGTCCACGGGCAACCCCAAGCCTGGCTCTGGCATTCGACGGACGACGGCAGGTCGTGGAGTGAAGTTTTACCGGGAAAGCTCCGGAGCGCCAGCGACCTTGTCTGCAGAGGCAATCTGAGAGCGGTTCTCTGCGGGGACTTCACGAGCTTTTGGAGCCTTGATCGGGGGGAGACCTGGAAACCGCTCCCTTTCACCGGAGTGATCCGGGCGGCCGTCCCCGGGGACGTCCGGCCGGAAGCGGGATTCATTGCATATGTCCTTTGTGCCGGCGGCCCACAGCAACCGCGCGCACCCCAAGTCTTCAAGAGCACCGATTCGGGCCGGTCGTGGAAAGAGTTGGTCTTGTTCCAAGGGCTTCCCTGGCCGCGGACGATTTTTTTCTCCACGAGCCTAGAGGGATGGATCGGATTGGAGGACGGGGTGCTCTTAGCTACCAAGGATGGAGGAGAGAGCTGGCGGAGGCTGCCTTTTCCCGAGAGGCGTGCGATCCAAGCGCTCTGGTTCGATTCCTTGGGCCGCGGCTATGCGGCTGTGGAGAATTCCCAGCTTGGGCGGCTCGGCACGGCCGTGTTCGCTACTTCGGACGGCGGGCAAACGTGGCGAGGACTGCTGGACGGCGCAAAAAACGTCAATGCCTTCTTTTCGCTGGGGCCGGATTCGGTCTGGGGGGTGGGAAGCGTGCCGGGCTATGTCGGGAATGATCTGGTGGTCTTTTTCGAGCGGTGA
- the rmuC gene encoding DNA recombination protein RmuC produces the protein MDGWWIGLAGAAAGAAAAWLWARGGRTALRTRIAEEERSRARLEADLAESRRAGEEAAEALRRETERRAAAEAKAGRLAEIEAELAEARRELGEARARLAELASRLAESEKAAREKLQLLEEARARLGEAFRGLSAEALRQNNEAFLALARENFARWQEGAQAELEARRKAVEALTEPIRESLQKVDGKLGEIERSRIGAYSAIHEQLKALVETHLPQLRSETASLVKALRQPVARGRWGEMQLRRVVEMAGMVERCDFLEQASVEAEAGRLRPDLVVRLPGGKQIVVDAKAPVAAYLEAAEAPDEPTRLARLADHARQVREHIANLSKKAYWEQFAPTPEFVVLFLPGEMFFSAALQQDPGLLDYGVGKRVIPATPTTLIALLQAVAYGWQQEALAENARAISELGRTLYKRIATLAGHWAGVGKGIEQAIKAYNKATATLESRVLVTARRLTGLQAAPEGEVIETPEPVDHSARLLQEPELREEGPGNGGAG, from the coding sequence ATGGACGGCTGGTGGATAGGCTTGGCGGGGGCGGCGGCCGGGGCGGCGGCGGCCTGGCTCTGGGCGCGGGGCGGCCGGACGGCCCTGCGAACCCGGATCGCGGAGGAGGAGCGGAGCCGGGCCCGGTTGGAAGCCGACCTTGCGGAAAGCCGGCGGGCCGGGGAGGAGGCTGCGGAGGCGCTGCGGCGGGAGACCGAACGGCGGGCGGCGGCCGAGGCGAAGGCGGGCCGGCTGGCGGAAATCGAAGCGGAGCTTGCGGAAGCCCGAAGGGAGCTCGGGGAGGCGCGGGCGCGGCTGGCCGAGCTGGCGAGCCGGCTGGCCGAGTCGGAAAAGGCGGCCCGGGAAAAGCTCCAGCTCCTCGAGGAGGCCCGGGCCCGGCTGGGCGAGGCCTTCCGCGGCCTCTCGGCGGAGGCGCTCCGGCAGAACAACGAGGCGTTCCTGGCGCTCGCCCGGGAGAACTTCGCCCGGTGGCAGGAAGGGGCGCAGGCCGAGCTCGAGGCCCGCAGGAAGGCGGTCGAGGCCCTGACCGAGCCGATCCGCGAATCGCTCCAGAAGGTCGACGGGAAGCTCGGGGAGATCGAGCGGAGCCGGATCGGGGCCTACAGCGCGATCCACGAGCAGCTCAAGGCCTTGGTGGAGACCCATCTGCCCCAGCTCCGCAGCGAGACCGCCAGCCTGGTCAAGGCCCTCCGGCAGCCGGTGGCGCGCGGCCGGTGGGGCGAGATGCAGCTCCGCCGGGTCGTCGAGATGGCGGGGATGGTCGAGCGGTGCGACTTCCTCGAGCAGGCGAGCGTGGAGGCGGAAGCGGGCCGGCTGCGGCCCGACCTGGTCGTCCGGCTTCCCGGGGGAAAGCAGATCGTCGTCGACGCGAAGGCGCCGGTCGCCGCCTACCTGGAAGCGGCCGAGGCTCCCGACGAGCCGACGCGGCTCGCCCGGCTGGCCGACCACGCCCGGCAGGTCCGGGAGCATATCGCCAACCTGAGCAAGAAGGCCTACTGGGAGCAGTTCGCGCCGACGCCCGAGTTCGTCGTCCTCTTCCTGCCGGGGGAGATGTTCTTCTCGGCGGCCCTCCAGCAGGACCCTGGGCTCCTCGACTACGGGGTCGGCAAGCGGGTGATCCCGGCCACGCCGACGACCTTGATCGCGCTTCTGCAGGCGGTCGCCTACGGCTGGCAGCAGGAAGCGCTCGCCGAGAACGCCCGGGCGATCAGCGAGCTGGGCCGGACCCTCTACAAGCGGATCGCGACGCTGGCCGGCCATTGGGCCGGGGTCGGCAAGGGGATCGAGCAGGCGATCAAGGCCTACAACAAGGCGACGGCGACCCTCGAATCGCGGGTGCTCGTGACGGCGCGGCGGTTGACCGGGCTCCAGGCGGCCCCGGAAGGGGAGGTGATCGAGACCCCGGAGCCGGTCGACCACTCCGCCCGGCTGCTGCAGGAGCCGGAGCTGCGGGAGGAAGGCCCGGGGAACGGAGGGGCCGGATAG